A region of the Nitrospira sp. genome:
CGCCAGACCATTGTGGCGCTCAGTCTCCAATCCCCGGCGACCGCATCCCTGGCCGTGGCCCTGGTGCGGGATACCCACAATGACGACGGCCACGAACTGGCCGGCATGGCCGAAGCCCGTCTGGCCACCTATCGACGCTGGCAGAACAGGCTGCATACGGTCGCGGGCGGTTTCCGTGCTTTCAAGACACCGCAGGGTTTTGCAGCGCGTGGAACCAGGATGGCTATTCCCATGGCGCCTATCGGGTAGCGACAACAGACGTACGTTTGACACTCGGCCAAAGGAGTCTCGATCATGCATATCACCCTCGACGGCGAACAGTGGCAACTGCCGGATGACACGTCTCTCATGAACGCCCTGGCGTTTCTCAGCGACAAAGCCCATGCCCAACATCGCATCGTGACGTCGTTGACGGTCGGCGGGAGGGCCATCAGCGATCGCGATTTGGATCCGGCCTTTTTGAATCAACGCGGTCCGGAGGTGGGTGAGGTGGCCGGGCGATCTCAATCGCTGCACGCCATCATTACAGATGCGAAAGAGGCCATCGATCGGTTTGCCACACAGTTACGAGCCGATGGCCTGGGCCTGCTCGGCCCGCTACGTTCGGGCACCGGGCAGGTGGGAACCATCGATGCCTGGTTGGGCCGTCTCGCAGATTATACGGAAATGCTGGAAGCCGGCCAGACACAGGGCGTGGCAGGACTCTCGTCCGCTAAGCTGCTCCCGTGGATACAGGAACTCCTGGGCGCGCGAACCTTCGCCGACCCCATCCGCGTCGCGGACCTGATGGAATATGAATTATTACCCCTTCTTACTGAATCCACTCAGGCTGCTTAGTGCCCGTTATTCTCCGATAGGACTGCTCAACGGATGATGCCTCCCGTTACACCCGTTTCCTACCTGCCAGGGCGCTCTTAAGTCTTCCCGACAGCCTACCGATAAGGGGCACAGCAATACGGTAGCGAGGCGCAGCGGGGATGTGGCCACATCTCCATCAGGCCTGGTTACCATCTCGTCGGCACGGACGCTGGCGACGTTCCGGTAGTAGTGCGGAAGCTTCAGGAGGAAGTAGTCATGGCATTAGTCGTCAATACCAACGTTTCATCTCTGGCAGCCCAGCGCAACCTTTCGATCAATCAAGCCCAATTGGGGCGGTCGGTTGAACGATTGTCTTCAGGCTTGCGAATCACCCGTGCGGCGGATGACGCCGCCGGATTGGGCGTGTCCGAAACATTGCGGGCGCAGATCCGCAGTATCAATCAGGCCAATCGAAATGCCGGCGACGGCATCAGTTTGACGCAGGTGGCCGACGGCGCGGCTGCCACCATCGGCAGTTTGCTGTCTCGTATGCGTGAGTTGGCGACTCAGTCTGCCAGCGGGACGCTGGGAACGACCGAGCGCTCCTACCTGGACCAGGAGTTTGTTGCGCTGCGTTCGGAAATCGATCGAATTTCCACGACGACAGAATATAACGGTCAGCCGCTGCTGAGTGGAAGCAGCAACACGTTTGAGGTCTTCATCGGCTTCAAGAGTGGATCAGGCAATTCCTTGTCGGTTGCGTTGGCCGATCTCGACGTCGCGGCGGTCGGATTGACCGGTGCGAGTGTGTCGACGGCGGCAGCCGCACAGACCATGCTTTCGAATATCGACAGCGCGATCAGCGCGGTGGCAACCGCCCGCGCGAATTACGGGTCGATTCAGAGCCGGTTCGAAGTCGCGATCCAGAACTTGACGGTCACGGCAGAGAACTTTACCGCGGCGGAATCTCGGATTCGAGACGCGGATATTGCCCAAGAGACATCTGTGTTCACGAAGAACCAGATCCTCACCCAATCCGGCATCGCGATTTTGGCGCAAGCCAACTCGTTGCCACAGCAAGCCTTGGCGCTGCTGCGAGGATAAGGCATCAGTCGCGGGATAGCCCTCCCTTCGGGGAGGGCTATCCACGGATTGAACCTAGGAGGGTAATATGGTCCACCAGGTTTCGAATCATACGGACCTCTCCGCAGCCGCCACCCATGCGAGCCAGAGCGGACCTCAACATGCCGTTGAAAAGAAGGTTGAGGCCCAGCTCCCTGAACCTGAAGCGTCCACGCCTGAAGTCAAAGGGAAAGATCTGGAACAGGCCCTGTCGCGAGTACGCGAGGTGTTCCAGAAGGCAGATTCCAGATTGGAGTTTACCGTCGATCCGGATCTTGATCGGGTGGTGGTGAAGGTCATGGACGGGGAGTCAGGAACCGTGATCCGCCAGATTCCGCAGCAGGAAGTCATTGATCTTGCGAAGAGGTTGGAGACGCCGACCGGGCTGCTCCTGCATCACAAGGTGTAACCTGCTTCACGACATGAAAGGGATGTCATGGCGATTAGTTTCGGCGGGTTAGGAAATGGTGTGGACTTTGGTCAAGTCGTCTCCGAGTTGGCCAAAGTCCAACGCCTGCCCATCGACGCATTGACGGCGAAGAAAAAAGATCTTCAGACCAAACTCACCGATTACGGGTCTCTGGGCAACAAGCTGCTCGCGCTTCAGAGCGCCGCGAATGCTCTCCGGCTTCCAAACAGCTTCAATCGATCGACCAGCACCGTCAGCGACGACAATATTCTTACGGCTCAAGCCGGCGCAGGAGCTGCGACGGGCAGTTATACGGTACAGGTTACTCAGCTGGCCAAAGCCAATCAAATTACGAACAAAGCCGCCAAAGCTGTCTCCGGCACCACAGAGGTGGTCTCGAGCGGCGCCGGCACCTTTACCTTTCGGGTCGGCAGCGGAACGAATCAAACGGTCAGTCTCAGCGCAGGCGCCACACTCGACGATCTCCGTTCGGCAATCAACGATCTGGGAGCCGGTGTCACCGCCTCCGTGATCAATACCGGAACGGAAGCGAGCCCGGCTTATCGGCTGACCTTGAGCGCTACCTCATCAGGCGCGGACAATACCATCACGGTTGTGGCCGATACGACCACCCTTGATTTCACGAACACGAGCGGGACGGGCGGTGCCGATACGTTGCAGGCCGGGCAGAACGCCATCGTGGTGATCGGCGATCCCGACCAAACCACGATCTCCATCGAGCGCGCGTCCAACGTGATCACCGATGCGATTCCGGACGTCACTCTCACGCTCAAGTCGAAAACCGTCACGACTCCCGATCCGGAACCGGTCACGGTGAATATCAGCACGGATCCGGAGGGCGTCAAGACCAATATCAAAACCCTGGTGACCGCCTATAACGACATCGTGAAGTTCGTCAACGAGCGGACCACGTACGACATCACGACGAAGACCGGCGGGATCTTCTTCAACGAGGGCACGGCGAAAAACGTCTTGAGCCAGTTGCGCACAGCCATCTCGGGAGAGGTCAGTGGACTCTCCACATACAAAACACTCGGCGAGGTCGGATTTAAAACGGAACGCGACGGGACTCTCACCATCGAAGACGCGAAGTTGGACTCGGCGATGGCGAGCAACTATGTGGCCACACGGGCCTTGTTCGTGACGCAATCGACCTCCAGCGGCATTGCCGACCGTCTGGTGAAAGCGGTCGATTTACTCGACAGCGTCGACAGCGGTGCCTTCACGGTTCGAAAAAACTCCATCACCAGCCAGATCAGCCGGCTTACCGATGAAATCGGCCGCAAGGAAGACGTGGCTGCAGCTTACGAGGAGCGCCTGCGACTTCAATTCGCCTCGTTGGATGCGTTGTTACAGAAACTCCAATCACAAACCAGCGCCCTCCAGGCGCTCAGCTAAGTCATAAGGTCACTATGATCGCCACTGCCGCGAACGCTTATCAACAGACTCAAGTCATGACCGCCAACCGGGTGCAATTGATCGTGCTGCTGTACGACTCCGCGATTCAATCGATGGAGCTGGCCCGGGAAGCCATTCTCACGAACAACTACAAGGATAAGGCCCGTTTTCTCGATCGCAGTATCGCGATTGTCGGGGAACTGTCCAGCGTCCTGGACTTCGAACGAGGCGGGGAGATCGCAGTCTCGTTGCACCGGTTGTACGACTACATGGTGCAGCAATGTATCCAGGCCAATCTTCGACACAACGGCAAACACCTGGACGGACCGGTTCGCTGCCTGACGACGTTACGCGAAGGCTGGCAAGTGGTCGCACGGCAGGAAGCGGTGGCCCATGTCGGCAGCTAGTTTCCCCGATACCGGTTCTCTCCAGGATCGCCGCTCCATCGAACTGCTCACCATCCAAGCTCTGGAGGCCGCTCAGGCCGGCGACTGGGATCAAGTCGACGCCTGCTATAGCGCGCGCGAACGTAGTCTTGCCGCCTGCAAACCTGATCGCACAGTCGCACAACAACTGTTGCGCATGGATGAAGAAGTGCGCGCGGCCATCCTCGTGGCGCAGGCAGGGATATCCGCTCAACTAACCGATGCCGCTCAAGTGAAACGACACCTGCGTCAATTACGTGAAAGTAGCGGACAACTGGCCTCCGAACGTGTCACGATAGATCGTGAAGCCTGACGAGCGCGTGCCCAGACCCTATGCCTCGCTCGTGCTCCTCCACCGCAGAGGTTCGGTATGACTCCGTCACATGACCGGTTTCGTCAGAGCCCCTACACCGACATTAAAAACGAAGAGCGACGCGAATGGCTGCGCATCGAAGATCGATTGCTGCTCGAGTATCGTCGTTTCGACGAACCGGCCGAAGTCATGAACGCCCACCTTCCTCCGGCAACGGAAGATACGATCGCCACCGCTGTGTCAAAACCGACCATTGATCTGCTGGTCCGGGCAGGGGAGACTTTCGCCGGATCGCCGCTGTTACCCTGGGTCTCCAAAATCGACTGGATGCTGGAGACGATTCTCAAATCCCTCGTGAAAAGTCATCCCGGGAGCGTCGCCATCGCACGGCTGACCGATGTCGATATCAGCGCGGGAGGACTGGGATTCGATACCCCGCGTCTGTTTCAGGCGGAGGACCTCTTGGTGTTGAAGGTGATTCTGCCTCCATTCAGCATGATCGAGGCGACGGCGCGCATCATCCGGGTGACACCGGCCGAGCGGGACTCGACGGGCTACCATGTTGCCACGCAGTTTGTGGAGTTGGGCGGGGACGAGCAGGAGCTGATTATCCGGCATATTCTGCAGGTGCAAGCCGAACGTCTGCGGGCGAGAAAAGCGGCACACTAGGCACGTCGATGAGGCGCGGGTCGCGATGTGCCCCGCATGGTTGACACCGGGGTTTAGGCAGCCTGTTCAGGCGAAGGAGCGGTCTCAGGCGGGGCCGTTTCCGGATGGGCCAGGAGAGTAAGGAGCGTTTGAGCGGCTTGTCCGAGAGCCAGGGATGCGGGCGCCGTGGGCTCAAATTCGACGACCGGAAGATAACTACGCACCGCTCGTGTCATCGCCGGATCATCCGGAATCTCCCCCAGCATCATCAGATCCCCACCGACATATTCCTGCAATAGCTTCTTCAACTGCAGCACATTCACACGCGACTTCCCCGAGACCCGATTCACGATCAGATAGGGGTGAAATCCCTGGAGTGTCCGGCTGGCGGTCTCCTTGGCATGAGGATCGGTTTCGCTGACCGCCTGGATGACTTCATCGATGCTGCAGAAATCCCGATCGGAGAGGGTCTCTGTGACGGCATCGCGCGACAGGAAGGCCGACAAGACACGACGAATCGCTGCCAGCTTGATAAAGCGGTAGAGGTCGAGCACCGACGTCGGATCCGGAGTGGCCACTGTCAGATAGTGGTCCGCCATCAGAAAAAAGTCCAGCGCATGATAACTGGTGCCTGCGCCGATATCGACAATGATGACATCGGCTTGCAGTTGCCGGAAATGGCGAATCAACCGCTTTTTCTTGGCATAGGGAAGATTGGCCGTCGCCAGGGTATCGCCTGTGCCGGGAATCAACTGGAGAAAGGGGTGTGCCGAGACCTGCTGGAGGACGTCATCCAGACGTTCAACCCGTCGTTCAACAAAATCCGTCAAGGTGCGAGGAGGGTTGAGCATGCCGAACAGAATATGGGCATCCGCGCCACCCACGTCCAGATCCGCCAAAACTACCCGCTTGCCTTGTTTGGCCAATAACATGGACAGATTGGCGGCGATCACGCTTTTTCCTACACCGCCCTTGCCTGAGCCGATTGAAACGATCATCGCCATAAGAAATGGTCTCTCACCGTTGTATGTGTGTCGCCGTTTCTTCTTTCGGTCTGCAGGAACCAAAACCTTAGCCCCGATGCTTCACTCCGCGTTGCTCGCTTTCTCAAACTACAGGAAATCAAACTCGTCCGCACGTTTTTCTTTAGATTTCGGGAGCTATTGCCGATACCGGAGGCGACCTTTGATAAAGAATGGAGGAGCCATGTTCAAAATTGAGGAATCCAGCGATGGAGCGACACTGACGATTATACCGGCTGGACGCTTCGACGCGAGGATGCATCGTAC
Encoded here:
- a CDS encoding flagellin FliC; the encoded protein is MALVVNTNVSSLAAQRNLSINQAQLGRSVERLSSGLRITRAADDAAGLGVSETLRAQIRSINQANRNAGDGISLTQVADGAAATIGSLLSRMRELATQSASGTLGTTERSYLDQEFVALRSEIDRISTTTEYNGQPLLSGSSNTFEVFIGFKSGSGNSLSVALADLDVAAVGLTGASVSTAAAAQTMLSNIDSAISAVATARANYGSIQSRFEVAIQNLTVTAENFTAAESRIRDADIAQETSVFTKNQILTQSGIAILAQANSLPQQALALLRG
- a CDS encoding flagellar protein FlaG — encoded protein: MVHQVSNHTDLSAAATHASQSGPQHAVEKKVEAQLPEPEASTPEVKGKDLEQALSRVREVFQKADSRLEFTVDPDLDRVVVKVMDGESGTVIRQIPQQEVIDLAKRLETPTGLLLHHKV
- the fliD gene encoding flagellar filament capping protein FliD, with protein sequence MAISFGGLGNGVDFGQVVSELAKVQRLPIDALTAKKKDLQTKLTDYGSLGNKLLALQSAANALRLPNSFNRSTSTVSDDNILTAQAGAGAATGSYTVQVTQLAKANQITNKAAKAVSGTTEVVSSGAGTFTFRVGSGTNQTVSLSAGATLDDLRSAINDLGAGVTASVINTGTEASPAYRLTLSATSSGADNTITVVADTTTLDFTNTSGTGGADTLQAGQNAIVVIGDPDQTTISIERASNVITDAIPDVTLTLKSKTVTTPDPEPVTVNISTDPEGVKTNIKTLVTAYNDIVKFVNERTTYDITTKTGGIFFNEGTAKNVLSQLRTAISGEVSGLSTYKTLGEVGFKTERDGTLTIEDAKLDSAMASNYVATRALFVTQSTSSGIADRLVKAVDLLDSVDSGAFTVRKNSITSQISRLTDEIGRKEDVAAAYEERLRLQFASLDALLQKLQSQTSALQALS
- the fliS gene encoding flagellar export chaperone FliS, translating into MIATAANAYQQTQVMTANRVQLIVLLYDSAIQSMELAREAILTNNYKDKARFLDRSIAIVGELSSVLDFERGGEIAVSLHRLYDYMVQQCIQANLRHNGKHLDGPVRCLTTLREGWQVVARQEAVAHVGS
- a CDS encoding PilZ domain-containing protein; the protein is MTPSHDRFRQSPYTDIKNEERREWLRIEDRLLLEYRRFDEPAEVMNAHLPPATEDTIATAVSKPTIDLLVRAGETFAGSPLLPWVSKIDWMLETILKSLVKSHPGSVAIARLTDVDISAGGLGFDTPRLFQAEDLLVLKVILPPFSMIEATARIIRVTPAERDSTGYHVATQFVELGGDEQELIIRHILQVQAERLRARKAAH
- a CDS encoding P-loop NTPase, whose amino-acid sequence is MAMIVSIGSGKGGVGKSVIAANLSMLLAKQGKRVVLADLDVGGADAHILFGMLNPPRTLTDFVERRVERLDDVLQQVSAHPFLQLIPGTGDTLATANLPYAKKKRLIRHFRQLQADVIIVDIGAGTSYHALDFFLMADHYLTVATPDPTSVLDLYRFIKLAAIRRVLSAFLSRDAVTETLSDRDFCSIDEVIQAVSETDPHAKETASRTLQGFHPYLIVNRVSGKSRVNVLQLKKLLQEYVGGDLMMLGEIPDDPAMTRAVRSYLPVVEFEPTAPASLALGQAAQTLLTLLAHPETAPPETAPSPEQAA